In Cardinium endosymbiont of Dermatophagoides farinae, the sequence GCATATAGCAATCCTTTTGCAATATTTTATAGTAAGGTACGCTACCAGTGCATATGTAGAAACGGTGCGTTATCACTTGGCAAAATGCTTCTCTGAAGCAGGTTTATTTGAAAAAAGTATTGCTTTATACCGAAACATTAAAGCAGATTGTTTAGCGCCACAAGAGCGCGCAGCCCTTCCATATGCAACAGGAGCTGTTTATTTGCAACTAAAAGATTGGGAAAATGCAAAAAAACACTTTACAACCATTAACGATACAAACCATCCTTATTACTATCCTGCACAATTACAAATAGGTTATATAGCTTTTGAGGAAGGGGATTATGATGGTGCGCTTGCAGCACTGGAAAAAGCAAGTAAAAAATATAGCCTAGAAACCAAAAGCTTAATCTTAAAGGTAAACCATAAAGCTGGCAGGTTTGAATCATTGGTTGATTTGATAGAACGGGATCCAGATTCATCTTTTGTCAAACAAGATCAACTTCTTATTGCAGATGCCTACTTTTTTCTCAAGCAGTATCAAGCAGCCATTATCCACTATCAGGCGGCCTTAAATGATCGCACAAACCATATGACCCGGACTAAGTTGGGCCATGCATTATATGAAACGCAACAATACACCAAAGCAATTGCTTGCTTTCAGGGCCTATTGCATAGGGAGGACCATTCCGGTCAAATTGCTGCCTACTACAGTGGTCTGATCTATGAAAAAGATGGTGCCATTCCAGCAGCGATAGCTGCTTTTTCGCAAGCTGAACGGTTAAAGTTTGATCCAAAAATCAGCGACTTAGCCGCTATCAAACTTGCAGGCTTACGCTACCAGCAAGGAGCCATTCCAGAAGCTATAGAGGCGATGGCTGCTTTTATTGAAAGCCATCAGGATAGTAAAGAGCTTTCGACTGCACAAGCCTTACTCATACAGTGTTACTATAAAACAAAAGCGTATCAAACAGTTATAGATTATATAGCAAGGCTACCTTATAAAACTGAAGCGCTTTTAAAGCTATACCAAAAAGTACTTTTTTGCCAAGGACTAGCGGCCTACAATAAAGGCACCTTAGATGACGCTATAAAATGGTTGAAGCAATCGCTCCTTTTCCCTTTTAAATCATCTTTAGTGCTACAAGCTCAGTTTTGGTTAGGAGAAGCTTTTTCTGCCCTTGGCAAATATGAAAAGGCATTAAAATTTTACACGAAATATATGGAACAAGGCAGTTTAAATACGCTGTATTACGAGAAAAATTTATATGGACTAGCCTATGGTTATTTCAACACAGGTCATTATACCACTGCAGCCAAATTCTTTGAACAATATATAGCGATAACCCAAAAACAGCCTGCTGCCACCCACTACGATGCAATCCTTAGGCTAGCTGATTGTTATTATGTAAAGAAAAATTATGAAGAAGCACTGAACCTATATGCGCGTATGTATACCTACAACCCTGCCCATGTTCGCTACCAAGAAGCGCTGATTTATCAAACATTAGGAGACAATCTTCGTTCAGAGCGTTGCCTACAAGAAATATTTACAAACCATATAGAAACCAAATATTATGAAAAAGCATGCTACCATAAAGGGTGTACCATATTCAATGCAGGTAATTATGAAGCCGCTATTCAATCATTTAGCTATCTTATGCAAAGGGAAGGAGCGCGTGACCTACAGCCAGATTTATTGATGAAACGCGCCCTTGCTTATGAAAATCTTCAAAAATATGAAGCCGCTGCTGCGGACTATACGGCCATTTTAGATGAATATCCTAACCATCTCCATGCAGAAAGCGCTTTAATGGCCCTATCGAAACTATTTACTGACACACCTGAAAAACTAGATTTCTATTTAAAAAAGTATACCCATGTTGCTCAAAAAATGGCCAGTCAGTCCGATGAACGTACCATTGATGCAGCTAGACAGCTCTTTTATAATCAGGCCTACGGTAAGGTATTGCAACAACTCACTGCTTTTGATAAGCAGTATCCAGATAGTCAGGTGCTTTCAGAGGCTTATTTTTTAATGGCAGAAAGTTATTATAGGCTACAAAAAAGCAGTCAAGCTATAAGTTATTATAAAAAAGTAGTAGCTGCCCGTCAAACTACTTTCCATAAAAAAGCATGGTTAAGAATGGCTGATCTGGCTGAACAAGGTAAACGTTTCCAAGAAGCTGTAACCTACTACCAAAAACTACAGAAGATGCAACTGACAGACAAAGAATATCACCATACCTTAATTGGGCTTATAAAAGCTAGTTTTGCGATAAAACAATATCAAATTACAACACCAGCTTGTTTGCAATTATTGAATAGTACGAAGGAAGCACCGATTGAAACGATGGGGCAGGCTGCGCTTTATCTAGGGAAAATAGCCATGCAACGATCAGAATACAAACGTGCTAGAAGCCATTTTCTAAAGGCCACTAAACCATTACATACCATTACTGCAGCAGAAGCACAATATCTATTGGCCCATACAGAATTTAAACTAAAGGCTTACAAAGCCTCCTTAAATATTTTATTTGATCTAGTAGAAAAATTTCCACATAATACCCGTTATATAGATCATGCCTTTTTACTGATGGCAGAT encodes:
- a CDS encoding tetratricopeptide repeat protein, translating into MQPIYSVILMAILLMAAPYKGFSSSNRQPGPFPEAIFHEGKLLFDQHQYTTAQKYFETYLNSHKYKKYKKEEASYYIILAALANKDPHIAILLQYFIVRYATSAYVETVRYHLAKCFSEAGLFEKSIALYRNIKADCLAPQERAALPYATGAVYLQLKDWENAKKHFTTINDTNHPYYYPAQLQIGYIAFEEGDYDGALAALEKASKKYSLETKSLILKVNHKAGRFESLVDLIERDPDSSFVKQDQLLIADAYFFLKQYQAAIIHYQAALNDRTNHMTRTKLGHALYETQQYTKAIACFQGLLHREDHSGQIAAYYSGLIYEKDGAIPAAIAAFSQAERLKFDPKISDLAAIKLAGLRYQQGAIPEAIEAMAAFIESHQDSKELSTAQALLIQCYYKTKAYQTVIDYIARLPYKTEALLKLYQKVLFCQGLAAYNKGTLDDAIKWLKQSLLFPFKSSLVLQAQFWLGEAFSALGKYEKALKFYTKYMEQGSLNTLYYEKNLYGLAYGYFNTGHYTTAAKFFEQYIAITQKQPAATHYDAILRLADCYYVKKNYEEALNLYARMYTYNPAHVRYQEALIYQTLGDNLRSERCLQEIFTNHIETKYYEKACYHKGCTIFNAGNYEAAIQSFSYLMQREGARDLQPDLLMKRALAYENLQKYEAAAADYTAILDEYPNHLHAESALMALSKLFTDTPEKLDFYLKKYTHVAQKMASQSDERTIDAARQLFYNQAYGKVLQQLTAFDKQYPDSQVLSEAYFLMAESYYRLQKSSQAISYYKKVVAARQTTFHKKAWLRMADLAEQGKRFQEAVTYYQKLQKMQLTDKEYHHTLIGLIKASFAIKQYQITTPACLQLLNSTKEAPIETMGQAALYLGKIAMQRSEYKRARSHFLKATKPLHTITAAEAQYLLAHTEFKLKAYKASLNILFDLVEKFPHNTRYIDHAFLLMADNYIMLGNLAQAKATLDSMISKSNNKKNIELAKQKRAKVVAKIKKKQ